The DNA window GTGTGAGATGATGGCAGAGTGACAGtcgctgtctgtgtgtgtgtgcgcgtgtgtgtgcgtgtgtgtgtgtgtgtgtgcacgcacctTTGGTTTGTTGGAGCCAAAGAACCCTGAGGATCCATTTGAAGGATGTGACTCTGTCAGAGGAGCAGCGTGAAAGATCAGCAGTTTTCCAGGACAGCTCAGCTCCTGAAGACGATCCAAATGAAATCAGAAACTCTCCAGAACTACAACAGAACTACAACTGGGACCGACCTGCAGTACAGCAAGTCCTGCTTTGACCGGCAGCTCCACGGGGACTCCTCCTGGAGCTTCCCCCTCTGGACTAAactgaggcagcagctgcagcacgcTGGGCACAGAGACAGACGTGAACGCCACCACTCGACACCAGATATGGTCATAAAACCGAGACCGGACCGGTCTCACCTGTTGATACTGTCTATACAGTCTTTGATGCGCACCAGAAGCCCCTCCCTtacaggaagctgcaggtctTCTGTGTCTGTGATGACCAGCATGTGGGGGCGGGACAGCACAGGGCTGAGGTCATACAGGTGGACGTGGGTGTCATATGTCATCAACCCAACGCGGACATCGGACAAAGCGCCGCCGTCCTCCCTACGAGAAGATCCAGCGCGGAGTGAAGGGCAGCAACAGCTACTGAACATGCTGGAGAAgagtgcatgtgcatgtgtgtgcacgtgtgccaGGAAGCACGTCTTACCTCTCCACATGACCCAGCAGATTAAGTAATTGTTGGGTTAAAAATTCCAGATGTCCTCCTCTCAGCGCGGGCCTGGACACGTCTATGGCCAgaatcagtgctgcaggatcGCCCTGGACGGAGGTAAACGAACATCATGAACACTCATTTGCCATCGGCTTCGATGCTAATGATGAATCCCGAATCCCCGTAGAAGGATTTAAGGAATCGGGGAACGTTGTTGTCATACAGCACTGATTTGCACGTAAAATGCTGCAAAATTCCAAACAACGCGAAGTGAGGTTTGAGAGAATTTGACCTTTTCAGCACCGAGGACCTCATATGACCCCATGCTGAGCTCAGGCCTCTTGTCTTTATCCACCCGAGCCCCCTGCACTCCATTGGTGGGCTGGTAGTGTTGCCATGGCACTAaggaccacagaagaagaaacaggcATGTAAAGGAAGCACTTACAATAAATATTTTACCCTTTATGTGCAACATCAAAGTGTTTCAGCCAGGAAAACAATATTCTTGTGAGTATAAAGTCATACAAAGGACAGCAAACTGGGAGTTCAGGCTCcacttatttattattattattggttatTATTTAGATTGCCTGTGTCTGACTTTACCTTCGGTGAGTTTATCACAGAAGGGACAGTGAAACCTCTGACCGCAGTCCAGCCAGCCCATGGCCGGACACATGAAGGCTCCACACCAGCTGCATCCCTTCACGCACTGTGGCTCCGTGCACACTTGCAGAGGGCTCTGGAGTCACATAAACACGTCACAAACTCGCCCGTCATTCggaaacatttcattttccgCCTCTGACTTGCAGAACGTCCCGACCTCTCCAGCATTTGGCTTCGCCAGAGGGGTGACCAGAGCACCCAGGGGCAGCCGGGCGAGCAGGGCCACTTGAGCTTCACAGGGCACGCAGTACGTGGTGGAGCGGATGGCGAGCGGACTCGCATTTCCTGGAGTTTAAATGGAGAGCGGGGATGGACATTATGTATTTCCATCCACAGAAGAGGCTGCAAGCTGGTTTGTGGCCTTTTAATTTCGTTCAGTTGCATCATACGATGAGGGGAATCGAGAAGCTGGTATCTGTGACTACAGTACTGACgtagcaggtgtgtgtgtgtgtgtgcgtgcgtgtgtttaccCCTGTCTTCTATGGTGCAGGATGTGGTTGCCAGGGGAGGAAGTTGAGAATAAGGCTCAGAGACAAAGACCTTGTCCTTCCACTCAGCCTGGTCCTCTGCAATCACCTTTACCTGAGACAGAAAATTCCCACTCAGACTAACTCACCTGTTAATGAGGAGGATTaaccagagagagagggcagcTCGGGGAGGTGTGTTTGGGTTTAGATACACCTTGAAGGGGTTAAAATGTTAATTTGGTGAAATACACTCACAGCACTGGGTAGAAGCTCTGGGTTCAAGCCGTAACGAGAGTTAGGagactgcaaaaaaaaccccaaaaaaacgaCTAACTGTTGGAAACCTTAATTATGATTAATAATCTTTTCTATTTCATGCAATTTTTCTGGTTTTTACCTGTGGGGTGGTGTCACCGTCGCTGCCAGGGGAGAAGGGAATGTTTAGGTTgcctaaaaaaaagaagtcggTAAAGTTTTAAGTAAGTTTTAAGAAGCTAACACATGGGCTGCTTTCTTCCCTGGTTTGGATCCATCCAGGATGTGATTTGTAATTGAAACGATCCAAATGAACAGTACCTATGTAGTGGGACGTGATCCCCTCTGGAggctgatggagaggagaggtaggtgAGGCCAGACTTTGCACATATCCATCAGAAGTCTTCACATTCCTCAGCCCAAACGCAGGCTCAGAGGAACACGGGGGACTCTGGTATGCATTTGGTCCAGGTACCCAAGAGCTGATGGGCAACTGCTCTTGGTACGGTGACCCAGCTCCATTCTGGGACATCTGACGTGTATGCGAGTGCGAAACTGGGGGCGATATTGCGTTGTTTTGGCTATAAGTTGAGGTTAATGGGATCTGGTTTGTCATGTAAGGCTGTGTTCCTTTGcccaggagagggagagaagttGGAGGTATGTTTTTCCCTTTGGCTGCTGAATCTATGGATGCAAGACGAGAATAGTGTGTGATGCGCTGTGCATCGTTTCCTTCTAGGGTGGAAGCCTGAGAGTGTTCGTAGCAGGACCTCTGCTCAGGAGGCGAGCTCTGGGTTCCATGCTGAAGGCTGGGAAGTTGGGTGCATGGGGGCGGGGACCAACCTTCGGGCCAACccacatgtgacaggaagtgtggctCTGATTGGTTGTGAGGAcgtccatcatcatccataACCATCACTGATTGGCTCGTTTCCTAGAGAAAATTAATACGAtatttaaacagaaaataaatgttttacacTCAAAAGAAATGCTTCATCTTTCTACAGTAATTAATGAATGCAAAGTCGTATGGATTGTCTAACTTAAAAGGTCAATTAACCGTGGCAATCTGTTGTTTGGCTAGATTAATATCAATCAGTATCATTAAAGGTAGCCAgtgcaagggggggggggacaaaccgACACAGGCAGCCCATAGCTCCATCTAAACATTagacatgaaaacaaaaatctcTTTTAAAAGAAGTCTTGTTTTTAGCACTGATCAGGAACGGTACCTTCATACATCAGGGGAAACGGCGCCGCACTTGTCCGTTATCCTCGCTAACGTTAGCGGCTCCATCGCGGCTGCTGCGACGGAAGGTTTAAACCTTTTATTGGCGCAACGTAAAATACTACAAAAGTATCTGGAGGATGGAGTTTAAACGATGCATTAGCACATATTCCTGGCTTGACAGGTCATTGACCAACCCCGGCTAGCCCCCGCAGCAATGCGTCAATTTAATAACGCAAATCATTTCCGTTCACCCTTTCAACATAAAAGCACGGTGTACTCAAGAAAAACGCCATAAAAGCAACTATACATGAGCTTTCCTTGGAAAATGTTTAGTGCTAACTGCTGTTGCATCAGTATATTGCAAGG is part of the Takifugu rubripes chromosome 21, fTakRub1.2, whole genome shotgun sequence genome and encodes:
- the LOC105418056 gene encoding protein transport protein Sec24C isoform X1; translated protein: MKETSQSVMVMDDDGRPHNQSEPHFLSHVGWPEGWSPPPCTQLPSLQHGTQSSPPEQRSCYEHSQASTLEGNDAQRITHYSRLASIDSAAKGKNIPPTSLPLLGKGTQPYMTNQIPLTSTYSQNNAISPPVSHSHTRQMSQNGAGSPYQEQLPISSWVPGPNAYQSPPCSSEPAFGLRNVKTSDGYVQSLASPTSPLHQPPEGITSHYIGNLNIPFSPGSDGDTTPQSPNSRYGLNPELLPSAVKVIAEDQAEWKDKVFVSEPYSQLPPLATTSCTIEDRGNASPLAIRSTTYCVPCEAQVALLARLPLGALVTPLAKPNAGESPLQVCTEPQCVKGCSWCGAFMCPAMGWLDCGQRFHCPFCDKLTEVPWQHYQPTNGVQGARVDKDKRPELSMGSYEVLGAEKGDPAALILAIDVSRPALRGGHLEFLTQQLLNLLGHVEREDGGALSDVRVGLMTYDTHVHLYDLSPVLSRPHMLVITDTEDLQLPVREGLLVRIKDCIDSINSVLQLLPQFSPEGEAPGGVPVELPVKAGLAVLQELSCPGKLLIFHAAPLTESHPSNGSSGFFGSNKPKSIFQPSDRALSLAKECVSQGCGVHMFVLSQQDVGGAWPGHIPYLTGGALHSYSQLQGELDRERFSTDLWRSVEMDTAYKADLRLFVSKDLRVSGCYGLFIPGPDPGHVTMATMNQFTTQAVELAHSRGLDETRGVTIQAVLSYCTQTGDRRTRVHTLTLGCSRHLQDIFRQYQAQTLLTFYCKKIYCAALERPLQELRGELQTDVTEALASYRKHSCSVSVSAGQLVLPQHLRALPVYINSLRKSDVLLPGLRTSIHQRLQQRCQVLGLDTLCISTHFYPLLLPLPLSADSSDPPNPEEPLRCSASSLKPTGVYLVHAPLTLFLWVGAQVPACTLVQLFNTNCFFSLSSGETKLPVLQNQLSLSVRSLINKLNTQVPYTRKLWVVKQGDAGEEALQRHLVEDKSPNGGASYADFLYHLHVNSVRLLQ
- the LOC105418056 gene encoding protein transport protein Sec24C isoform X2, which produces MMMDVLTTNQSHTSCHMWVGPKVGPRPHAPNFPAFSMEPRARLLSRDSAAKGKNIPPTSLPLLGKGTQPYMTNQIPLTSTYSQNNAISPPVSHSHTRQMSQNGAGSPYQEQLPISSWVPGPNAYQSPPCSSEPAFGLRNVKTSDGYVQSLASPTSPLHQPPEGITSHYIGNLNIPFSPGSDGDTTPQSPNSRYGLNPELLPSAVKVIAEDQAEWKDKVFVSEPYSQLPPLATTSCTIEDRGNASPLAIRSTTYCVPCEAQVALLARLPLGALVTPLAKPNAGESPLQVCTEPQCVKGCSWCGAFMCPAMGWLDCGQRFHCPFCDKLTEVPWQHYQPTNGVQGARVDKDKRPELSMGSYEVLGAEKGDPAALILAIDVSRPALRGGHLEFLTQQLLNLLGHVEREDGGALSDVRVGLMTYDTHVHLYDLSPVLSRPHMLVITDTEDLQLPVREGLLVRIKDCIDSINSVLQLLPQFSPEGEAPGGVPVELPVKAGLAVLQELSCPGKLLIFHAAPLTESHPSNGSSGFFGSNKPKSIFQPSDRALSLAKECVSQGCGVHMFVLSQQDVGGAWPGHIPYLTGGALHSYSQLQGELDRERFSTDLWRSVEMDTAYKADLRLFVSKDLRVSGCYGLFIPGPDPGHVTMATMNQFTTQAVELAHSRGLDETRGVTIQAVLSYCTQTGDRRTRVHTLTLGCSRHLQDIFRQYQAQTLLTFYCKKIYCAALERPLQELRGELQTDVTEALASYRKHSCSVSVSAGQLVLPQHLRALPVYINSLRKSDVLLPGLRTSIHQRLQQRCQVLGLDTLCISTHFYPLLLPLPLSADSSDPPNPEEPLRCSASSLKPTGVYLVHAPLTLFLWVGAQVPACTLVQLFNTNCFFSLSSGETKLPVLQNQLSLSVRSLINKLNTQVPYTRKLWVVKQGDAGEEALQRHLVEDKSPNGGASYADFLYHLHVNSVRLLQ